A stretch of Kyrpidia spormannii DNA encodes these proteins:
- a CDS encoding regulatory protein RecX codes for MSETTGEVEAWNRALQYLARRSRSAAQVREHLQRQGHPVEVVDRVIDRLRERGWIDDVAYARRWLEIRVEAGRTSIWRARWELTRQGVRGEDIDRALAAMPKDREKQAAIRWLRLHRRRHRNDDLTTWRAKAYRGLMQNGFDRDLAFSLVASWDDEQMGGS; via the coding sequence ATGAGTGAAACTACCGGCGAAGTCGAGGCGTGGAACCGCGCGCTCCAATATTTGGCGCGAAGGTCCCGGTCGGCAGCCCAGGTGAGAGAACATTTGCAAAGACAGGGCCATCCGGTTGAGGTGGTGGACCGGGTGATTGACCGCTTGCGGGAGCGAGGGTGGATCGACGACGTCGCCTACGCCCGGCGCTGGCTGGAGATACGCGTGGAGGCGGGCCGGACCAGCATCTGGCGAGCTCGGTGGGAATTGACCCGTCAGGGGGTCCGGGGCGAAGACATCGATCGAGCCCTGGCGGCCATGCCGAAAGACCGGGAAAAACAAGCGGCCATAAGGTGGTTGCGCCTTCACCGCCGCCGGCATCGGAACGACGACCTCACCACTTGGCGGGCCAAGGCGTATCGAGGGTTGATGCAGAACGGGTTTGACCGGGATCTGGCTTTTAGTCTGGTGGCATCCTGGGATGATGAGCAGATGGGCGGTAGTTGA